The sequence TTCAAGCTCGTGATGGCGCCTTGGAAGTGCGGAGCTACAGTGACCGTCAACACGCCATTGTCGATCTCGTAGACTTCGGCCCCGCCGGATTTTTTCGTTTGTACGTGGACGGTGCTCTCCGTCGGGACGACGGTGAGGGCGAACGATTTCTCCACGTTCAGGCCGCGTGTGTCATTTTCAAACGCCAGCACGCCGTCGAGGATGGACAAGCCTGCGAGGTCCGGGAGTTCGAACAGCACTTCTTGAGGTGCATCCGCTTGGATGCCGTCGAGTTTCACGCTTTGCGCGTGGTTCAGCGCGGGGAGACGCAGCGTGAGCGTGCCGTCGACTTTTTTCAAGAGGCGGGAACTGACTTCGGCGCGCAGAGTGTGCAGCGCGGCGTCGCTTGGGAGAAGCGACGGCGAGAGGAGATTCAGTTCCACGCGGTCGTACGTCGGAAGCGTCGGAGCCGTGTGACCCGATTGTGCTTGCCAGAGGCGTTCGACTTCGCGAGCGCCGCCGTAGCCGAGGACGTAGGAGTGAACGGCCACAGGCGGTTGGGTCTTCCAAAACGTCTTGCCCCCCTTGCCGCTCGGGCGACCGTGGAAGGTCAGCGCCGGCATGAAGCGCATGCCGTAATGAACGCTGCGCACATCCCCGTGCCAGAGCATCCCGACGGTGCTCTCCGCACTGTCAAACGCCGTCCAGTTCGCGGCGTATGCATCGGGGTCCGATGGGAATTCAAGATCGTTGACCCATTCGTAGTCGAGCATGCCGTACGGGAACACGGAGTCAAGCACCGTGCTGTGAATCGTACCGCCTTGAAGCGGAACGGAGACCGATGTGTCGCGCAGGAGACAGAACGGATAGATCTTGAGCGGATGTTGGTCCGGTGTATAGTCTTCGATGCGCACTTGGCGGTCTTCGGTGAAGGAGATTCTGCGGACGAGCGTTCTGCCGTCTGCGCGGGTTTCCTTGATGAGAAGTGCTGCTCCGTGTGTATCGTCCATCCACTCCAAGGAGCGGGTTCCCGACTCGCGGATGCCGTTTTGGAACGGGAAGCCGAGGTCCGGCCACGCTTCTTGCACCAACTCTTGCCCAGTTTGGCGGTCGTAGAGATGCAGGTTACCTGTGCGGGTGTCGACTTGCACGGAAAGCCACGCACTGTCGAGAACTTCACGGTTTCCGGTGGCATAGCGCACCGGTTTTTGCGGAGCTGTCACCGGAATTTGCAGTTCTTGTGAGCCGCACTCTCCGCCTTCTTTGGCGAAAAGTCGTGCTTGCAAACGGCCGAGACCTGTGCGCAAACCGGTCACATGCAGCGGAACTTGCACCTGTTCACCCGCCGGCAGCACCACTTGAGCGGTAGAAGCACTCGCGAGCAGTACATGGTTGGGTTCGAGGTTGTCGAGCAAGAGCAGCCCTTCAATCTCACGTGCGGTGTGGTTCGTCAGCAGGAGGCTTCCTTCCAACGCTTCACCGCTGAGGATCGAGCCGCCGCCGTTCTCAATCGAGACTTGCGGGCGAACTTCTACCAAAGTCTCGAAGTCAAAATGGATGACGTCAAACTCCAACTCCGTGCGCAGAGAGACATCTCCCGGCGTGCCGAAGCAGAGCGGTTCGTCCCACGTGATACTCTCACCCGGAGCCAGTTCGCGTTCGGAGAGACCGTTGTGGTAGATCATCTCTTCGCCACCCAGCGTCGTGCGAAACTTCACCGTGGCGGTCTCCTCCGACAAGTTCTGGCACTCGAAGCGAACGGCGCCTTGCTGTCCGACCACGAGTTGCGGCGAATCCACCACGTGGTGGAAGAAGCGAACGTACGGGGAGTCGATCATGACGACTTTTTCCGTGCGCAGGTCCAGCCAGAACGTGTACTTGCGGTCCCCGAACTGGAATTTGTTCTCCATCACGCGCATGCCGTGGACATGCAGTGCGTCTTCCTCGCCGCTGCGGACGTTGTCAGAACCTACCATGCCCTTCCAGCCGACTTGCGCGAACCGCTCGTTGATGTCTTGGCGGACGTGCTTCAAGCCTTCGCGCACGTATTTGATCAAGTACGGCAAGTAACTGCGCAACTTGATCTGGCCGTCGTTGACCATGTATTCCAGACCGCTGCGGTACATCCCGATGCGCTTGTAGAGCGCAAGGGCCGATTGGTTGGTCATGTACACCGTTGCGTCGATGTAGTCGTACCCCATCTGCAACAGGCGCACCGCCGCGTCGGAGAAAAAGCGACCGGTCAGCGGACCTTGGCGGTATTCGGGATGAATCAGCAACTCGACGGCAAAAATCGCGTTGTCTTCGCACATCATCTGGATGTTGCGGTTGGCGAAATAGAGGATGCCGATGATGTCTTGGTCATACTCCATGACCATGAACAGCGCGATGTTTTGTTCGTCAAAAAAGCGCTCGACATCGCTCGCTTGTAAAATTTCACCGGGCGGTGTCGTGCCCGAGCCGACCCGGTTGTGAAACGCAAACTGGTTCATGAACGCGGCGATGCGCGCCGCTTCTTCCCGACCGCAGGGGCGAATCCCGATGCGGTCCTGCGCGGTGGTTTCGGAGGGCGACGCCGTAGACATAGAACCTCTCACCCCTTACGCTTCTTCGCCCGCATCCGGACGCTTGGAGACAGAGATCGTACCTTCGACGACTTTGTCCTTGCCCACGTATGCAGCGACTTTGACCATCGTCAGCAGACCGACGGAACGGCCAAACGAGACTTTCAACTCCAATTGATCGCCCGGCACAACCGGACGCATGAATTTGATGTCACGGATGGAAACGAGATAGCCCACGAGCCCGGCGGGATCGAGCGCTTCGGTGACGCCGGCCGCTTTCGCTTCTTCAATCGCTCCGGTGCCCGAGACGACGGCGATCAATTGAGCGAGCGACTCGATGATGAGGACGCCCGGCATGATCGATTCGCTCGGGAAGTGGCCTTGGAAGTACGGCTCGGAAACGGTGACGTTTTTCAAACCCGTACCGCTCTTGCCCGGATCGAGTTCCACGACGCGGTCCAAGAGCAGGAACGGCCAGCGGTGCGGGATCAGGTTGCGGATCTCATCCGCGTTCATAATCGTTTTCACAGTGAGATCACTCCATGTTCTCCGTGATATAGTCAGCGAGTTTGTTGATCGAGCCCAAAACTTCCATGTTGTCGTCGTACAGCGTGACACCGAACTCGTCTTCGATGCAGACGGTCAATTCCAGCGCGTCGATGGAGTCGAGGCCCAAGCCACGACCGAACAGCGGTTGGTCGTCGGTGATCAGTTCCGGCTCGATGTCGAGGCTCAGACGATCTACGATGATCGCCTTGATTCGGTTGGTCAGTTCACGGCGTTTCTCCGCCTGTTCTTTTACGGATGCATAGGTCAGCAACATCTCTTTTTCGCCCTCTCTTCAATAAATGTAGTGGATGTATGAATCAGCCATTGACCAGGCCGCCGTCTACCGTATACACCTTGCCGGTGATGTAGGAGGCGCGGTCAGAGCATAAAAACGTGGTCAGGTATGCGATGTCTTCCGGCTTGCCGATACGGCGCAGCGGAATCAGTTCCAACATTTTGTTCAGAACGCCTTGGTCCATGCCTTTGGTCATGTCGGTTTCAATGAAACCCGGAGCCACGACGTTGGCGCGTATGTTGTGTTCCGCCACTTCTTGAGCCAGCGCTTTGGTGAAGGCGATAATGCCGCCCTTGGATGCAGCGTAGTTCGTTTGCGCTTTGTTGCCGGAGATGCCGCTCGTCGAGGCGAGGTTGACGATGGCGCCCGACTTTTGCTTCATCATCAACTTCACAGCTTCACGAGTGGTGAGGAACGTGCCGCCGAGATTGACTTTTACCACGTCTTCGAACTTCGCTTCACTCATCATTGCGACAAAGCCGTCGTTGGTCACCCCTGCGTTGTTGACGAGGATGTCCAGCTTGCCAAAGCGAGTACGGACTTCCTTGAACAGATCTTTGACTTCCTTCTCTTTGGAAACGTCGCACTTGATCGCGACGGCCATGCCGCCCTCGGCGATGATCTCTTGCACGGTCTCTTCGGCTTTCGCTTGGTTTCCGTTGAAGGTGAAGACAACGGTTGCGCCTTGCTGTGCCAAATCTTTGACGATCGCTCGGCCAATCCCGCGCGAGCCGCCTGTGACAACTGCGATACGCTCTTGAACCACTCTCTGCTCCCCCTTACCCTTTGAGAACTCCCGCTTGCGTTTTCAACGTTTTGACCGTCCGCATGTAGTTGGAAGTCGAATCGGTTGTACACAGCGTCCATTTGTGCTGCGGCCATGCTTTCATCAGCCCGACCAGCGTGCGGCTTGCCCCAACTTCCACCAGCGTTTCGACGCCGAGTTCCGCCAGCTTGTCCACCGTTTTGCGCCATTGCACAGTCTTGGTGCATTGGCCGCGGATGTCGTCGATGATGCCTTGAAGCGAATCTTCGACTTGCGCGCCGCAGTTCAAGATGATCGGGGTATCCGGCTTCTTGAGCGGGAACTGTGCCACATACTCCATCAGATCGTCTTCCATCTCGATCATCAGATCGGAGTGGAACGCTTGCGAGACGCGCAGCATACGCGGTTTCACACCGGTGATCGTGCCCAGTTCTTCGAACAACGCCTTCATGGTTTCGGCCTCACCCGAGAGCACGAGCTGCGTCGGCGAGTTGTCGACCCCGATGTTGCCACCGCGAAGGGCGACAACTTCCTTGACTTGGTCCATCGTCTCTTCATTGAGAGTGATGACAGCGACCATGTCTCCTTGGCGTTTCACTTCCGACATCAACTTGCCGCGTCGTTTGACGATTTGGAGACCATCTTGGAACGTCATCGCTCCGGAAGCGGCGATGGCGGCGAATTGACCAAGGCTCAATCCGGCGACGATATCCGGGCGGAAACCTTCATTTGTCAACAGGCGATGAACGCCCACGCTGACGGTATAAATCGCCGATTGTGCAACTGACGTGTCTGTCAGCT comes from Tumebacillus amylolyticus and encodes:
- a CDS encoding phosphopantetheine-binding protein, with the protein product MLLTYASVKEQAEKRRELTNRIKAIIVDRLSLDIEPELITDDQPLFGRGLGLDSIDALELTVCIEDEFGVTLYDDNMEVLGSINKLADYITENME
- the fabZ gene encoding 3-hydroxyacyl-ACP dehydratase FabZ; translation: MKTIMNADEIRNLIPHRWPFLLLDRVVELDPGKSGTGLKNVTVSEPYFQGHFPSESIMPGVLIIESLAQLIAVVSGTGAIEEAKAAGVTEALDPAGLVGYLVSIRDIKFMRPVVPGDQLELKVSFGRSVGLLTMVKVAAYVGKDKVVEGTISVSKRPDAGEEA
- a CDS encoding GNAT family N-acetyltransferase; the encoded protein is MSTASPSETTAQDRIGIRPCGREEAARIAAFMNQFAFHNRVGSGTTPPGEILQASDVERFFDEQNIALFMVMEYDQDIIGILYFANRNIQMMCEDNAIFAVELLIHPEYRQGPLTGRFFSDAAVRLLQMGYDYIDATVYMTNQSALALYKRIGMYRSGLEYMVNDGQIKLRSYLPYLIKYVREGLKHVRQDINERFAQVGWKGMVGSDNVRSGEEDALHVHGMRVMENKFQFGDRKYTFWLDLRTEKVVMIDSPYVRFFHHVVDSPQLVVGQQGAVRFECQNLSEETATVKFRTTLGGEEMIYHNGLSERELAPGESITWDEPLCFGTPGDVSLRTELEFDVIHFDFETLVEVRPQVSIENGGGSILSGEALEGSLLLTNHTAREIEGLLLLDNLEPNHVLLASASTAQVVLPAGEQVQVPLHVTGLRTGLGRLQARLFAKEGGECGSQELQIPVTAPQKPVRYATGNREVLDSAWLSVQVDTRTGNLHLYDRQTGQELVQEAWPDLGFPFQNGIRESGTRSLEWMDDTHGAALLIKETRADGRTLVRRISFTEDRQVRIEDYTPDQHPLKIYPFCLLRDTSVSVPLQGGTIHSTVLDSVFPYGMLDYEWVNDLEFPSDPDAYAANWTAFDSAESTVGMLWHGDVRSVHYGMRFMPALTFHGRPSGKGGKTFWKTQPPVAVHSYVLGYGGAREVERLWQAQSGHTAPTLPTYDRVELNLLSPSLLPSDAALHTLRAEVSSRLLKKVDGTLTLRLPALNHAQSVKLDGIQADAPQEVLFELPDLAGLSILDGVLAFENDTRGLNVEKSFALTVVPTESTVHVQTKKSGGAEVYEIDNGVLTVTVAPHFQGAITSLKYNRLETVSSNYPKLKNHGTNYNAPCGFHPQWMDQAVDPIRHGVLFYDIHQQAFTGEPVEREESGQTWQGVHLNSDRYEVDYLVLPGSPLLRMEMRAADTAALHEAVNFGWQLFWNGHGEKKTAKTVHYWNHVGHHQLTESRNSRRVYGEARTVLELGKGIYAAAWSPQDDAFLTVIEMADKGLQLAMVQRDVQQTHTIYVAFCESKEDAMRFLQLSEQ
- the fabG gene encoding 3-oxoacyl-[acyl-carrier-protein] reductase, whose amino-acid sequence is MVQERIAVVTGGSRGIGRAIVKDLAQQGATVVFTFNGNQAKAEETVQEIIAEGGMAVAIKCDVSKEKEVKDLFKEVRTRFGKLDILVNNAGVTNDGFVAMMSEAKFEDVVKVNLGGTFLTTREAVKLMMKQKSGAIVNLASTSGISGNKAQTNYAASKGGIIAFTKALAQEVAEHNIRANVVAPGFIETDMTKGMDQGVLNKMLELIPLRRIGKPEDIAYLTTFLCSDRASYITGKVYTVDGGLVNG
- a CDS encoding ACP S-malonyltransferase; translation: MKTAFIFPGQGTQAVGMGRDFTSRHPAVFGPLFEEANDILGFDLKKLCFQGPIEELTDTSVAQSAIYTVSVGVHRLLTNEGFRPDIVAGLSLGQFAAIAASGAMTFQDGLQIVKRRGKLMSEVKRQGDMVAVITLNEETMDQVKEVVALRGGNIGVDNSPTQLVLSGEAETMKALFEELGTITGVKPRMLRVSQAFHSDLMIEMEDDLMEYVAQFPLKKPDTPIILNCGAQVEDSLQGIIDDIRGQCTKTVQWRKTVDKLAELGVETLVEVGASRTLVGLMKAWPQHKWTLCTTDSTSNYMRTVKTLKTQAGVLKG